CGTGGTTCTTCTTACCCTTGGCGATGCCGATCTTCATCTTGGCCATACCCCGGTGGTTGAAGTAGAGCACCAGCGGAACCAGGGTCATGCCCTTGCGCTGCGTCGCATTCCACAGGCGTGCCAGCTCCTTGCGCGAGACCAGCAGCTTACGGCGGCGGCGCTCCTCGTGCTTGAACACCTTGGCCTGCGCATAGGGCGCGATATAGGAGTTCACCAGCCACAGCTCCCCGTCGTCGACGGTCGCATAGGATTCAGCGATATTGGCGCCCCCGGCGCGCAGGGATTTCACCTCCGACCCCTCAAGAACGATCCCGCATTCGAGATCTTCCTCGATCGCGTAATCGAACCGCGCCCGGCGGTTCTCGGCAATCACTTTGTAGTTCGGGTCTGATTTCTGCTTGGCCATGGCAGGCAGATGTAAGCGCGCCCGGGACCGGACGCAAGATGACTCAGGCTTTGCGGCTGCGGATCAGGGTAAAGACACCACTGGCCACGATCACCGCGCTGCCAATCAGCGTCAGCGTATCGGGCCGCTCGCCAAAGACCAGAATGCCCAGCACCATGGCAAAGACCAGCCGCGTATAGCGGAAGGGCGCCACGACCGAGATTTCGCCCAGCCGCATGGCGCCGGTCAGCGCCCCATAGGCGATCACGCCGATCACCGTGGCGCAGGCCACATCCAGCCAGACGCCCGGATCGGTCAGCCCCCCGTCACCCAGCCCATCAAGCCCGGTCCAGCCCAGCGCGATAATGCCCGCTACTGCCAGCATGGCAAAACCCAGCATACCGAGCTGGCTGTTGTGCATCGACACATGCGCCGCCCGCGTTGCCAGATCGCGCCCGGCAAAGCCCAGCGTTCCGGCCA
This genomic stretch from Phaeobacter gallaeciensis harbors:
- the smpB gene encoding SsrA-binding protein SmpB; this encodes MAKQKSDPNYKVIAENRRARFDYAIEEDLECGIVLEGSEVKSLRAGGANIAESYATVDDGELWLVNSYIAPYAQAKVFKHEERRRRKLLVSRKELARLWNATQRKGMTLVPLVLYFNHRGMAKMKIGIAKGKKNHDKRESQAKRDWSRQKQRLLKDAR